One genomic segment of Clostridium saccharoperbutylacetonicum N1-4(HMT) includes these proteins:
- a CDS encoding ABC transporter ATP-binding protein, with the protein MIKRLASYIAEFKRDTMLTPLFVALEAIMETIIPVLMASIIDNGVNKSNMKYVCIYGAIMLGASFLSLACGVLSGKFAASASTGFARNLRRGMYYNIQDFAFSNIDKYSTAGLITRLTTDVTNVQNAFQMLIRMFVRAPFMLIFAMAMSFYINARLALVFLGAIIFLGFVLYFVMTKAHPYFMEVFKKYDDLNASVQENLTAIRTVKAFVREEHETNKFYKASETLYNFFIRAEKLIIINGPAMQFAVYSCILLLSWLGAKMIVGSSMTTGELMSMFAYTTNIMISLMMMSFVFVMVIMSKSSAERIIAVLDEKSDLTNPENPIYEVKDGAITFNGVSFSYSKDKDKCVLEDANIKINSGETIGIIGGTGSAKSTLVQLIPRLYDTTSGTVEVGGIDVKKYDIETLRDEVSMVLQKNVLFSGTIKENLRWGKKDASDDEIIEACRQAQAEEFIETLPDKYDTYIEQGGSNVSGGQKQRLCIARALLKKPKILILDDSTSAVDTKTDALIRKAFKETIPDTTKIIIAQRISSVEDADRIIVLNDGKIDGFGSHDELLKNNAIYREVYESQVRGADNNESK; encoded by the coding sequence ATGATAAAAAGATTAGCTAGTTATATAGCTGAATTTAAAAGAGACACAATGTTAACACCATTATTTGTTGCATTAGAAGCAATAATGGAAACAATTATTCCAGTATTAATGGCATCGATAATTGATAATGGAGTAAATAAAAGTAATATGAAATATGTATGTATCTATGGAGCTATAATGCTCGGTGCATCATTTCTATCCCTTGCATGTGGTGTTTTATCAGGAAAATTTGCTGCAAGTGCATCAACTGGTTTTGCTAGAAATTTGAGAAGAGGAATGTATTACAATATACAAGATTTTGCATTTTCAAATATAGACAAGTATTCCACAGCTGGACTTATAACAAGACTTACAACAGATGTAACAAATGTTCAAAATGCGTTCCAAATGTTAATAAGAATGTTTGTAAGAGCTCCATTTATGCTTATTTTTGCAATGGCAATGAGTTTTTATATTAATGCAAGATTGGCTTTAGTATTTTTGGGAGCAATTATTTTCTTAGGTTTTGTATTATACTTTGTAATGACAAAAGCACATCCATATTTTATGGAAGTTTTTAAGAAGTATGATGATTTGAATGCTAGTGTACAAGAAAATTTAACTGCTATTAGAACTGTAAAGGCTTTTGTCAGAGAAGAACATGAAACAAATAAGTTTTATAAAGCTTCTGAAACTTTGTACAATTTTTTTATAAGAGCTGAAAAATTAATAATAATTAATGGACCAGCTATGCAATTTGCAGTTTATAGTTGTATTTTACTTCTTTCATGGCTTGGAGCAAAAATGATTGTTGGAAGTTCAATGACAACTGGTGAGCTTATGAGTATGTTTGCTTATACAACAAATATTATGATAAGCCTTATGATGATGTCTTTTGTTTTTGTAATGGTAATTATGTCAAAATCATCTGCAGAAAGAATTATTGCAGTATTAGATGAGAAAAGTGATTTAACTAATCCAGAAAATCCAATATATGAAGTTAAAGATGGAGCAATCACATTTAATGGCGTAAGTTTCTCGTATAGTAAAGACAAAGATAAGTGTGTATTGGAGGATGCTAATATAAAAATCAATTCAGGTGAAACTATAGGAATTATTGGAGGAACGGGTAGTGCAAAATCTACATTAGTTCAACTAATTCCAAGATTATACGATACAACAAGTGGAACTGTTGAAGTTGGTGGAATTGATGTTAAAAAATATGATATTGAAACTCTTAGAGATGAAGTTTCAATGGTATTACAAAAGAATGTATTATTTTCAGGAACTATAAAAGAAAATTTAAGATGGGGAAAGAAAGATGCATCTGATGACGAAATAATTGAAGCATGCAGACAAGCACAAGCTGAAGAATTTATAGAAACTTTACCTGATAAATATGATACTTATATTGAACAGGGTGGAAGCAATGTATCTGGAGGACAAAAACAAAGATTATGTATAGCAAGAGCACTTCTTAAGAAACCTAAAATATTAATTTTAGATGATTCAACAAGTGCAGTAGATACTAAGACGGATGCTTTAATTAGAAAGGCATTTAAAGAAACAATTCCAGATACTACAAAGATTATTATTGCACAACGTATTTCTTCAGTGGAAGATGCAGACAGAATTATAGTATTAAATGATGGTAAAATAGATGGCTTTGGATCTCATGATGAGTTATTGAAAAACAATGCTATATATCGTGAAGTCTACGAATCTCAAGTGAGGGGAGCTGATAATAATGAGTCAAAATAA
- a CDS encoding plasmid mobilization protein codes for MKDATIMLRVTTEQKQAIKRMARQQGMTITEFILFNMMKSISEVELSKLNGKIPLGSNPNE; via the coding sequence ATGAAAGATGCAACCATAATGCTTAGAGTTACAACAGAACAGAAGCAGGCTATAAAACGAATGGCCCGGCAGCAAGGTATGACAATTACTGAATTTATTCTATTTAATATGATGAAATCAATAAGTGAAGTTGAATTATCTAAATTAAATGGTAAGATCCCTTTGGGTTCTAATCCAAATGAGTGA
- a CDS encoding MarR family winged helix-turn-helix transcriptional regulator, which yields MEKEVHLGKKINILAKRIHRAIDKEASKYGITGVQGRILGFINHNSKNRDIFQKDIEEELDIRRSSVTSVLQLMEKNGFIERVSVSEDARLKKLIITEKGARIQKSVYDFILDFEKSFRDELSEAEMNMFISLLDRLSNKISE from the coding sequence ATGGAAAAAGAAGTACACCTTGGAAAGAAAATAAATATATTAGCTAAAAGAATACATAGAGCAATTGATAAAGAAGCTTCTAAATATGGAATTACAGGGGTTCAGGGGAGAATTCTTGGTTTTATAAACCATAATTCTAAGAACAGAGATATATTTCAAAAGGATATAGAAGAAGAGCTTGATATTAGACGTTCATCAGTAACAAGCGTATTACAACTTATGGAGAAAAATGGATTTATAGAAAGAGTAAGTGTATCTGAAGATGCACGACTTAAAAAGTTAATAATTACAGAAAAGGGAGCAAGAATTCAAAAAAGTGTATATGATTTTATTTTAGATTTTGAAAAATCATTTAGGGATGAGTTAAGTGAAGCTGAAATGAATATGTTTATTTCTTTGCTTGATAGACTCTCTAATAAGATAAGTGAATAA
- a CDS encoding sucrose-specific PTS transporter subunit IIBC — translation MKEQQVAKEILEHIGGKENIKSMEHCATRLRLILNDRSKVDEKAIENIDGVKGQFFAAAQFQIILGTGFVNKVYDVIAGQNSELVTGNNKEEVYSQMTMAQKISRTFGDVFVPIIPVLVATGLFMGLRGLLQNLGVQMSDNFVLFTQVLTDTAFAFLPALVAWSTMKKFGGTPVIGIVIGLMLVSPSLPNAYAVAGGTAQPIYLSLLGLTIPVVGYQGSVLPALVLGIIAAKTQKALKKVVPDVLDLIVTPFITLLFSMILGLLIVGPIMHNAEQLIFGAIKAFMGLPFGIGGLIIGGVHQLIVVTGVHHALNALEVELLASTGKDAFNAIITCGIVAQGAAALAVAFKTKDKKKRSLYISSAIPAFLGITEPAIFGVNLRFIKPFAFGCAGGAVGGMVAAMLQLAGTGMGITALPGMLLYVNNLPAYILINAIAFAVAFCLTFFFFKVEE, via the coding sequence ATGAAAGAACAACAAGTAGCAAAAGAAATTTTAGAACACATTGGTGGAAAAGAAAATATTAAATCAATGGAACATTGCGCAACTAGGTTAAGACTGATACTTAATGACAGAAGTAAAGTTGACGAAAAAGCAATTGAAAATATAGATGGAGTGAAGGGGCAGTTTTTTGCAGCAGCACAATTTCAAATAATCCTTGGAACAGGATTCGTAAATAAAGTTTATGATGTTATAGCTGGACAAAACTCAGAGTTAGTTACAGGCAATAACAAAGAAGAAGTTTATAGTCAAATGACAATGGCTCAAAAGATTTCAAGAACTTTTGGTGATGTATTTGTACCAATAATTCCAGTATTAGTTGCAACAGGATTGTTCATGGGATTAAGAGGGCTGTTACAAAACTTGGGAGTTCAAATGAGCGATAATTTCGTGCTTTTCACTCAAGTATTAACTGATACAGCTTTTGCATTCTTACCAGCTTTAGTTGCATGGTCAACAATGAAAAAGTTTGGTGGAACACCAGTTATAGGTATAGTAATAGGTTTAATGCTTGTATCACCAAGTTTACCAAATGCTTATGCAGTAGCAGGGGGAACAGCTCAGCCAATATATCTTTCTTTACTTGGATTAACTATTCCAGTTGTAGGATATCAAGGATCCGTATTACCAGCATTAGTACTTGGAATTATTGCAGCTAAGACTCAAAAGGCATTAAAGAAAGTAGTGCCAGATGTATTAGATTTAATAGTTACACCATTCATTACGTTATTATTTTCGATGATATTAGGATTATTAATAGTTGGACCAATCATGCATAATGCTGAACAATTAATATTTGGAGCAATCAAGGCCTTCATGGGGCTTCCATTTGGAATTGGAGGATTAATAATTGGAGGAGTTCACCAACTTATAGTTGTAACTGGAGTTCACCATGCATTGAACGCTTTAGAAGTTGAATTATTAGCAAGTACAGGAAAAGATGCATTTAATGCAATAATAACATGTGGTATTGTAGCACAAGGAGCAGCAGCTTTAGCAGTAGCATTTAAGACAAAGGATAAAAAGAAACGTTCATTATACATTTCATCAGCAATCCCAGCATTTTTAGGAATTACTGAACCAGCAATATTTGGTGTTAATTTAAGATTCATAAAGCCATTTGCTTTTGGATGTGCAGGTGGAGCAGTAGGTGGAATGGTTGCAGCAATGCTTCAATTAGCAGGTACAGGAATGGGAATTACAGCACTTCCAGGTATGCTTTTGTATGTAAATAACTTACCTGCATACATTTTAATAAATGCAATAGCCTTTGCAGTAGCATTTTGTTTAACCTTCTTCTTCTTTAAAGTTGAAGAATAA
- a CDS encoding glycoside hydrolase family 32 protein translates to MLNPKSYQEVNEEINNYYSIKEKNIWRNNFHIEAPFGLINDPNGLNYYDNKFHIFYQWNPFGCEHKTKHWALVTTTDFVNFTRPKVVLKPEDWFDKNGCYSGCGVVKGDDLKLYYTGNVRNSNNERESYQCIATYHKDGTLEKEGVIIQKQPDGYTAHFRDPYVFVKDEQDYMVLGVQTEGLKGKALIYNSRNSKEWKLLGELKTNMHDFGYMWECPNMIKLYEDKYVFVFSPQGLESEEFKYQNIYQSGYVIGNLDLEKVELRNHTEFKELDMGFDFYAPQVFKYEDKNILIGWIGMPDKDSEYPTSEKGWIYSLTLPRVLEYKDNVLYQKPFDKLGGLRQTQELQIENYVCDEYNLELNSKGKEIMLNLDMTKDAKLEIKLKFNDEYILLTYDKKAEVFIIDRTNMSLGGKGIRKFKLKAEEELKLHMFIDSSVIEIYYQDGLEVTTLMYFPKEEQLEIQIKNDYEIKIKELSMWNLRSVSYEE, encoded by the coding sequence ATGCTAAACCCAAAATCATATCAAGAAGTAAATGAAGAAATAAATAACTATTATAGCATTAAAGAGAAGAATATATGGAGAAATAATTTTCATATAGAAGCACCCTTTGGTCTAATCAATGATCCAAATGGACTAAATTATTATGATAATAAATTCCATATATTTTATCAATGGAATCCTTTTGGATGTGAGCATAAAACAAAGCATTGGGCACTAGTTACAACGACTGATTTTGTTAATTTTACAAGGCCTAAAGTTGTATTAAAACCAGAAGATTGGTTTGATAAGAATGGTTGCTATTCAGGCTGCGGAGTTGTGAAAGGTGATGACCTTAAGCTTTATTATACAGGGAATGTAAGAAATTCTAATAATGAGCGTGAATCTTATCAATGTATTGCTACCTACCATAAAGATGGAACTCTTGAGAAGGAAGGCGTTATCATACAAAAGCAGCCAGACGGATATACTGCTCATTTTAGAGATCCATATGTTTTTGTTAAGGATGAGCAGGATTATATGGTTCTTGGAGTTCAAACAGAAGGACTAAAGGGTAAGGCTTTAATTTATAACTCAAGAAATTCTAAAGAATGGAAGCTTCTTGGTGAGTTAAAGACTAACATGCATGATTTTGGATACATGTGGGAATGCCCTAATATGATAAAGCTATATGAGGATAAATATGTATTTGTTTTTTCACCACAAGGATTAGAAAGTGAAGAATTTAAATATCAAAATATATATCAATCAGGTTATGTTATTGGGAATTTAGATCTAGAAAAGGTGGAACTTAGAAACCATACGGAATTTAAAGAATTAGATATGGGGTTTGATTTTTATGCTCCACAAGTGTTTAAATATGAAGATAAAAACATATTAATTGGATGGATTGGAATGCCAGATAAGGATTCTGAGTATCCAACTTCTGAAAAAGGATGGATTTATTCATTAACTTTGCCACGGGTATTAGAATATAAAGATAATGTCCTTTATCAAAAGCCTTTTGATAAATTAGGAGGTTTAAGACAAACTCAAGAATTGCAAATTGAAAATTATGTATGTGATGAATATAATTTAGAGTTAAATTCTAAAGGTAAAGAAATTATGTTGAACTTAGATATGACTAAAGATGCCAAGCTGGAAATAAAACTTAAGTTTAATGATGAATATATATTATTGACTTATGATAAGAAAGCAGAAGTGTTCATTATAGATAGAACCAATATGTCTTTAGGTGGAAAAGGAATACGAAAATTTAAATTAAAAGCTGAAGAAGAATTAAAATTACATATGTTTATTGATAGTTCAGTTATTGAAATATATTATCAGGATGGGTTAGAAGTGACGACTTTAATGTACTTTCCTAAGGAAGAACAATTAGAAATTCAAATAAAAAATGATTATGAAATAAAAATCAAGGAATTAAGCATGTGGAACTTAAGGAGTGTTAGTTATGAAGAGTAA
- a CDS encoding LacI family DNA-binding transcriptional regulator, translating to MDRKVTIQDIANMANVSKSSVSRYLNDGYVSEENSKKIREAIEKTGFETNFFAKRLKTKKSGLIGIVIPRIDSVTVGKFLNGVNKKLKENGYQGIILISELDLDKELANINSLNQQGVDGIIINSMAITKKHIELTSKLRIPTIFSGQKNEFINYIKIDDYEAGRIMGSYFKAKGHKNIVFLGVNEWDKAVGVDRKNGFVDAIKENNSKCEVQFVETDFSFICAYNKAEEVLKYNPTAIVCATDNICLGILRYLHENKIKVPDEISVAGFGGYDIGSVSYPTLTTVAFDYELIGMKSAQGILDLIEGKGLEENGDTSLKLIERESVREIK from the coding sequence ATGGATCGAAAAGTTACAATTCAGGATATTGCTAATATGGCTAATGTATCTAAGAGTAGTGTTTCTAGATATTTAAATGATGGATATGTAAGTGAAGAAAATTCAAAGAAAATAAGAGAAGCAATTGAAAAGACAGGATTTGAAACTAATTTTTTTGCTAAAAGATTAAAAACTAAAAAAAGTGGATTAATAGGTATTGTAATACCAAGAATTGATTCAGTTACAGTTGGAAAGTTCTTAAATGGAGTTAATAAGAAATTAAAAGAAAACGGTTATCAAGGTATTATCTTAATTAGTGAATTAGATCTTGATAAGGAATTAGCTAATATAAACAGCCTTAATCAGCAAGGTGTAGATGGGATAATTATTAATTCTATGGCAATTACCAAAAAGCATATTGAATTAACAAGTAAACTTAGAATTCCAACGATATTTTCTGGGCAAAAAAATGAGTTTATTAATTATATAAAAATAGATGACTACGAAGCAGGAAGAATAATGGGAAGCTATTTTAAAGCTAAAGGTCATAAGAACATAGTATTTTTAGGTGTAAATGAATGGGATAAGGCAGTTGGAGTTGATCGTAAAAATGGATTTGTTGATGCAATAAAGGAAAATAACTCTAAGTGTGAAGTTCAATTTGTAGAAACAGATTTCTCATTTATTTGTGCATATAATAAGGCCGAGGAAGTATTGAAATATAATCCAACAGCTATAGTATGTGCTACAGATAATATATGCCTTGGAATACTTAGATATTTACATGAAAATAAAATTAAAGTTCCAGATGAAATTTCAGTTGCTGGTTTTGGTGGATATGATATAGGAAGTGTTTCATATCCAACTCTTACAACGGTAGCTTTTGATTATGAATTAATTGGTATGAAATCAGCTCAAGGAATTCTAGACTTGATTGAAGGAAAAGGGCTGGAGGAAAATGGTGATACCTCTTTAAAATTAATTGAAAGGGAGAGTGTAAGAGAGATTAAATAA
- a CDS encoding ParM/StbA family protein: MRISADIGYNTTNFIGHSMEGSFSSTVKEKIHELETAKYTVEYNNKTYLIGNDDGFTSTEQTRDKDIIFHICLYTAIAATMTSTIDNNVRVVTGLPAQFFAEQKGSLIKALENRRVFMKLNGESRSFTITKVVVFPQSAGLFLYDKSLVERDTLVVDIGGGTLDIAYMSNGQFKEGRTYPLGVNSTYDVLLQELSKYGVNYSNRMKAEQIIADKSIFVEGRDVNVEKDIDNILNLRAGEIVNAVKQAFPEQSKYSRFVFIGGGALLLKNYLNEYKVLDDAQMINVKTYDIIGKSKNV, from the coding sequence ATGAGAATTAGTGCAGATATAGGTTATAATACGACTAACTTTATTGGACATAGTATGGAAGGCTCTTTTTCGTCTACAGTGAAAGAAAAGATACATGAATTGGAAACAGCAAAATATACAGTAGAGTATAATAACAAAACATATTTAATTGGTAATGATGACGGGTTTACTAGTACTGAGCAAACTAGAGATAAAGACATTATTTTTCATATTTGCTTATATACAGCTATAGCAGCTACTATGACTTCTACTATAGATAATAATGTCAGGGTTGTAACTGGACTTCCAGCACAATTTTTTGCTGAACAAAAAGGTTCCTTAATAAAAGCTCTTGAAAATAGAAGAGTGTTTATGAAGCTCAATGGAGAAAGCAGGAGTTTTACAATTACTAAAGTAGTTGTATTTCCTCAATCAGCAGGCTTATTTCTATATGATAAATCTTTAGTTGAACGGGATACTTTAGTAGTAGATATAGGCGGTGGTACCTTAGATATTGCGTACATGAGCAATGGACAGTTTAAAGAAGGAAGAACATATCCATTAGGGGTGAACTCGACTTATGATGTTCTGCTTCAGGAGTTATCAAAGTATGGGGTAAACTATTCTAATCGCATGAAAGCAGAGCAAATAATTGCAGATAAAAGTATATTTGTAGAAGGTAGAGATGTGAATGTAGAAAAAGATATAGATAATATATTAAATCTAAGAGCAGGAGAAATAGTAAATGCTGTAAAGCAAGCATTTCCGGAGCAGTCAAAATATTCTAGGTTTGTTTTTATTGGTGGAGGGGCTTTATTACTTAAAAATTACTTAAATGAATATAAGGTGTTGGATGATGCTCAAATGATTAATGTTAAAACTTATGACATAATAGGTAAGAGCAAAAATGTGTAA
- a CDS encoding N-acetylmuramoyl-L-alanine amidase family protein codes for MKRLIACFLFTAVFLTSIILIPNNQIAFAAGKKVVVIDPGHGAGGNSGYELQSPDSNITKIKDGGGTQGVATGVPEYAVTLKVANKLKALLEQNNFTVIMTKTQDSEAPGNIERAEVGNNNNADLVIRLHCDGIDNQNITGASMLVPAPVGYASSISGVSAEYGQTILDSLVASAGMNNKGVVQRSDLTGFNWSKVPVVLVEMGFMSNPQEDRLLNDDSYENKLSQGLCSGIVKCLNKTKLGWNQNNVGWWYCTDVDNGYYYTADNGWKAINGQWYVFNASGYALENTWYTDSNGHKYYLDSDCMRVNGVKDKPRWMHINGSDYAFNEEGQLYVDCTTPDGYKVDKNGVYIIDKEK; via the coding sequence ATGAAAAGATTAATAGCATGTTTTTTGTTTACAGCTGTTTTTTTGACATCTATAATATTAATTCCAAATAATCAGATAGCATTTGCAGCAGGAAAAAAGGTAGTAGTTATAGATCCAGGACATGGAGCTGGAGGAAACAGCGGATATGAACTTCAGTCACCAGATTCGAATATAACCAAAATCAAAGATGGTGGAGGAACTCAAGGAGTTGCAACTGGTGTTCCAGAGTATGCAGTTACCTTGAAAGTTGCAAATAAGTTAAAAGCTCTATTGGAGCAGAATAACTTTACTGTAATAATGACAAAGACTCAGGATTCAGAAGCTCCAGGGAATATTGAGAGAGCAGAAGTTGGAAATAACAATAATGCGGATTTAGTTATTAGATTACATTGCGATGGAATTGACAATCAAAACATAACTGGAGCCTCAATGCTTGTTCCAGCACCAGTTGGATATGCATCAAGTATTAGTGGCGTAAGTGCAGAATATGGACAAACTATATTAGATAGTTTAGTTGCAAGTGCAGGTATGAATAATAAAGGTGTGGTTCAAAGAAGTGATTTGACAGGTTTTAATTGGTCTAAGGTACCTGTAGTATTGGTGGAAATGGGATTTATGTCTAATCCACAAGAAGATAGATTATTAAATGATGATAGCTATGAAAATAAATTATCTCAAGGTTTATGTAGTGGAATAGTAAAATGCCTAAATAAGACTAAATTAGGTTGGAATCAAAATAATGTAGGCTGGTGGTACTGCACAGATGTAGATAATGGATATTATTATACAGCAGATAATGGCTGGAAAGCTATAAACGGTCAGTGGTATGTTTTTAATGCCTCTGGCTATGCATTAGAGAATACATGGTATACTGATTCCAATGGACATAAATATTATTTAGATTCAGATTGTATGAGAGTAAATGGAGTAAAAGATAAGCCTAGATGGATGCATATAAATGGTTCTGATTATGCCTTTAATGAAGAAGGTCAGTTATATGTAGACTGTACAACTCCAGATGGCTACAAGGTAGACAAAAATGGAGTGTACATAATAGATAAAGAAAAATAA
- a CDS encoding ABC transporter ATP-binding protein gives MSQNNAKPKVVRGPGGRGGHGPAKMSKNSLKTLKRLLIYILKEYKFLFSMVIITIIISSLANVYGTTFIKDLIDKYITPLLGQSSPDFGPLLEMMAMMAFVYYVGVIATYAYSRMMMYISQGSLKRIRDDMFSHMEALPVKFFDTHAHGDVMSLYTNDTDALRQMISQGVPQLLSAIITVIGVLIAMIRLSLPLIVVEALIILLMFKVTKTIGAKSGKYFGLQQKDLGAVNGYIEEMMEGQKVVKVFCHEEEAKINFDKLNDELCNSANNANKYANVLMPIMGNIGYINYVSVAIVGSILAINSFWGFTLGALATFLQLTRTFSQTVNQMSQQFNFVIMALAGAERIFTLLDEKKEMDEGYVTLVNANEDENGNLTEAKKRTGIWAWKHPHEDGTTTYSKLNGEVVFDDVDFGYNDEKIILHNIKLYAKPGQKIAFVGATGAGKTTITNLINRFYDIQDGKIRYDGININKIKKDDLRSSLGIVLQDAHLFTGTVADNIRYGKLDATDEEVHAAAKLANADQFIKHLPKGYDTVLTGDGGSLSQGQRQLLTIARAAIADPPVLILDEATSSIDTRTEKIVQDGMDKLMNGRTVFVIAHRLSTIKNSDVIMVLDQGRIIERGNHDDLIEEKGKYYQLYTGAFELS, from the coding sequence ATGAGTCAAAATAATGCTAAGCCAAAAGTAGTTCGTGGACCAGGTGGACGTGGTGGACACGGACCTGCTAAAATGAGTAAAAATTCTTTAAAGACTTTAAAAAGATTGCTGATTTACATACTAAAGGAATACAAGTTTTTATTTAGTATGGTAATAATAACTATAATTATAAGTTCTCTTGCTAATGTTTATGGAACAACCTTTATAAAAGACTTAATAGATAAGTATATAACACCATTATTAGGACAAAGTTCTCCTGATTTTGGACCATTACTTGAAATGATGGCTATGATGGCGTTTGTTTATTATGTTGGTGTTATAGCAACCTATGCATATAGCCGTATGATGATGTATATTTCTCAAGGATCTCTTAAAAGGATAAGAGATGATATGTTTTCACATATGGAAGCATTGCCAGTTAAATTCTTTGATACACATGCTCATGGAGATGTAATGAGCCTCTACACAAATGATACTGATGCCTTAAGACAAATGATCAGCCAAGGTGTACCTCAATTATTATCAGCAATTATAACAGTAATTGGCGTACTTATTGCTATGATTCGTTTAAGTTTACCCCTAATTGTAGTTGAAGCATTAATTATATTATTAATGTTTAAAGTTACTAAAACTATTGGTGCTAAAAGTGGAAAATACTTTGGACTTCAACAAAAGGATTTAGGTGCAGTTAATGGTTATATAGAAGAAATGATGGAAGGACAAAAAGTTGTTAAAGTATTCTGTCATGAAGAAGAAGCTAAAATTAACTTTGATAAGTTAAATGATGAACTTTGTAATAGCGCGAATAATGCAAATAAATATGCTAATGTTTTAATGCCTATCATGGGTAATATAGGATATATAAATTATGTTTCAGTTGCTATAGTTGGATCAATTTTGGCTATAAATAGTTTTTGGGGATTTACTTTAGGCGCTCTTGCAACCTTTTTACAATTAACAAGAACCTTTAGCCAAACCGTAAATCAAATGTCGCAACAATTTAATTTTGTAATAATGGCTTTAGCTGGAGCAGAACGTATCTTTACTCTTCTTGATGAAAAGAAAGAAATGGATGAAGGCTATGTAACTTTAGTTAATGCAAACGAAGATGAAAATGGAAACCTAACTGAAGCTAAAAAACGTACTGGAATCTGGGCATGGAAACATCCTCATGAAGATGGTACAACTACATACTCTAAGCTTAATGGAGAAGTAGTATTTGATGATGTGGATTTTGGTTATAATGATGAAAAAATCATACTTCATAACATAAAACTTTATGCAAAACCAGGACAAAAGATTGCCTTTGTTGGAGCAACAGGTGCTGGTAAGACTACAATTACAAACTTAATAAATAGATTTTATGATATACAAGATGGAAAGATTAGATATGATGGAATAAATATAAACAAAATCAAAAAAGATGATTTAAGAAGTTCACTTGGAATAGTACTTCAAGATGCTCATCTTTTTACAGGAACGGTTGCAGATAACATTAGATATGGTAAACTTGATGCTACAGATGAAGAAGTACATGCAGCAGCAAAGTTAGCAAATGCAGATCAGTTTATTAAGCATCTTCCAAAAGGATATGATACAGTCTTAACTGGAGATGGAGGCAGTCTTTCACAAGGGCAAAGACAATTATTAACTATAGCAAGAGCTGCTATAGCAGATCCACCTGTATTAATACTAGATGAAGCAACATCAAGTATAGATACAAGAACAGAAAAAATAGTTCAAGATGGTATGGATAAGTTAATGAATGGAAGAACAGTTTTTGTAATTGCCCACAGACTTTCAACAATTAAAAACTCTGATGTAATTATGGTACTAGATCAAGGTAGAATAATTGAAAGAGGAAATCATGATGATTTAATTGAAGAAAAAGGTAAATACTATCAATTATATACTGGAGCATTTGAATTATCATAA